From Halichondria panicea chromosome 12, odHalPani1.1, whole genome shotgun sequence, a single genomic window includes:
- the LOC135345582 gene encoding uncharacterized protein LOC135345582, with translation MSDKKKKKKPAKKAAKPAVSEKIAAISGETMLLFLDRVLQWLQGSMTYGRVVNLFTMFDSDGDNLLSAEDFTVAMRMMEVPATRAEIDSLITIIDPQGSGSVNILQFDKIISDYRRKLQQAASDADDDDLTAQSAKELTFSPSRVTVKCSRCGIGVAGPPREKHARYIKLKMVLAPFKGNLKHPGHFEHEVTETTTIHGLKCLIQNHLNDSANSLALFRESRCSKDSYLDPAWCLEHCGIAGGTKDAPNSAEVFYDYFPIANGCPILMDDSHIPDL, from the exons ATGTCTGACAAAAAGAAGAAAAA GAAACCAGCCAAGAAGGCAGCCAAGCCAGCAGTTTCAGAGAAG ATAGCAGCCATAAGTGGAGAGACAATGCTGCTGTTTCTGGACAGGGTGTTGCAATGGCTGCAAGGATCTATGACTTATGGACGCGTTGTGAACCTCTTCACTATGTTTGACAGTGACGGAGACAATCTGCTATCAGCAGAGGATTTCACTGTGGCCATGAGAATGATGGAG GTTCCAGCAACAAGAGCGGAAATAGATTCCCTCATAACAATCATTGATCCACAAGGCAGTGGAAGTGTGAATATTCTTCAGTTTGACAAGATCATTTCAGACTACAGACGCAAGTTGCAGCAAGCAGCTAGTGATGCTGATGATGATGACCTCACTGCACAGTCAGCCAAAGAACTCACATTCTCTCCGAGTAGAGTCACTGTCAAGTGCAGCCGCTGTGGGATCGGTGTAGCAGGGCCCCCAAGAGAAAAGCACGCCAG GTACATCAAGCTGAAGATGGTACTAGCTCCATTCAAAGGCAACCTGAAACACCCTGGCCATTTTGAGCACGAGGTTACAGAAACAACGACCATCCACGGACTGAAATGCCTCATCCAGAACCACTTGAATGATAGTGCCAACTCACTGGCACTGTTCAGAGAGAGCAGGTGCAGTAAAGACTCTTATCTAGACCCTGCCTGGTGTTTGGAACACTGTGGCATTGCTGGCGGGACTAAAGATGCTCCAAACTCAGCAGAAGTATTTTACGATTATTTTCCTATCGCTAATGGTTGCCCTATATTGATGGACGACAGTCATATACCAGACCTATAA
- the LOC135345427 gene encoding programmed cell death protein 5-like isoform X1, whose product MAEESDLEAIRARRMAELQQQFRGQGGGGGGGNPEKQKQMMEQQAKQEEMKNMMLTQILEQNARARLNSIALVKPERARQVEGMLIQMAQSGQIGGKVSDKQLVELLETISRQTQKKTTIKFERRRLDDSDDDF is encoded by the exons ATGGCTGAAGAAAGTGACTTGGAAGCTATCCGTGCTAGACGGATGGCAGAGCTTCAACAACAGTTTAGG GGCCAGGGAGGTGGAGGTGGAGGGGGTAATCCTGAGAAACAGAAACAGATGATGGAACAACAAGCAAA GCAAGAAGAAATGAAGAATATGATGCTTACACAAATACTGGAGCAAAATGCAAGGGCAAGAT TGAACAGTATTGCATTGGTCAAGCCTGAGAGAGCACGACAAGTGGAGGGCATGCTCATACAAATGGCACAATCCGGACAAATAGGGGGAAAG GTTAGTGACAAGCAGCTGGTGGAGCTTCTGGAGACTATTAGTCGACAGACACAAAAGAAGACTACAATAAAG tttgAGAGACGAAGACTGGATGATTCTGATGATGACTTTTAG
- the LOC135345427 gene encoding programmed cell death protein 5-like isoform X2: MAEESDLEAIRARRMAELQQQFRGQGGGGGGGNPEKQKQMMEQQAKQEEMKNMMLTQILEQNARARLNSIALVKPERARQVEGMLIQMAQSGQIGGKVSDKQLVELLETISRQTQKKTTIKVV, encoded by the exons ATGGCTGAAGAAAGTGACTTGGAAGCTATCCGTGCTAGACGGATGGCAGAGCTTCAACAACAGTTTAGG GGCCAGGGAGGTGGAGGTGGAGGGGGTAATCCTGAGAAACAGAAACAGATGATGGAACAACAAGCAAA GCAAGAAGAAATGAAGAATATGATGCTTACACAAATACTGGAGCAAAATGCAAGGGCAAGAT TGAACAGTATTGCATTGGTCAAGCCTGAGAGAGCACGACAAGTGGAGGGCATGCTCATACAAATGGCACAATCCGGACAAATAGGGGGAAAG GTTAGTGACAAGCAGCTGGTGGAGCTTCTGGAGACTATTAGTCGACAGACACAAAAGAAGACTACAATAAAGGTAGTGTAG
- the LOC135345577 gene encoding tartrate-resistant acid phosphatase type 5-like produces the protein MLLYIVILGLALSHTALSAPEADALNFMVLGDWGGQTFSPYTTTAQRAVAKVMGVEGTTIGSQFTFALGDNFYSYGVKDVNDKRFKETFEDVFTAPSLQSMWYVVCGNHDHYGNCSAEIAYTKQSARWYFPNYYYKQEFKIPGSNVSLKVMFIDTVLLAGLTDPHVRSRLPYGPESFKMADDQWMWINDTLAEFSKTDGWTIVVGHYPVWSVAEHGPTQELVQKLKPMMEKYGVSAYYCGHDHNLQHLTDSTIQYYVVGAGHLIDPSLAHMDSVPQDSLKFHYGPTSGSSDKGGFASVSVTGSDITTNYFDYTGKQVYQNVIKKA, from the exons ATGCTGCTCTACATTGTCATCCTTGGGCTGGCTCTGAGCCACACAGCTCTATCAGCTCCGGAGGCAGATGCTCTCAACTTCATGGTGCTGGGTGACTGGGGTGGGCAGACATTCTCCCCATATACCACCACTGCTCAGCGAGCTGTCGCCAAGGTGATGGGGGTTGAAGGTACGACAATTGGTTCGCAGTTTACGTTTGCTTTGGGAGACAATTTCTACTCGTACGGAGTGAAAGATGTCAACGATAAAAGATTCAAGGAAACTTTTGAG GATGTGTTCACAGCTCCCTCGCTGCAATCAATGTGGTATGTGGTGTGCGGGAACCACGATCACTATGGCAACTGCTCAGCGGAGATAGCGTATACCAAACAGTCTGCAAGGTGGTACTTCCCCAACTACTACTACAAGCAG GAGTTTAAAATTCCTGGCAGCAATGTGTCCCTCAAGGTGATGTTCATAGACACTGTCCTATTGGCTGGTCTCACTGACCCTCATGTTCGCTCACGCCTTCCATATGGACCCGAGTCATTCAAGATGGCCGACGACCAGTGGAtgtggatcaacgatactttGGCAGAGTTTTCAAAGACTGATGGCTGGACCATCGTCGTGGGTCACTACCCAG TATGGTCTGTGGCTGAGCATGGACCCACACAAGAGCTGGTGCAGAAGCTCAAGCCTATGATGGAGAAGTATGGAGTGTCTGCCTACTATTGTGGCCATGATCACAACCTGCAACACCTCACTGACAGCACTATCCAGTACTATGTGGTGGGAGCAGGTCATCTCATTGACCCTTCTCTGGCACACATG gaCAGTGTTCCACAAGACTCGCTCAAGTTCCACTATGGTCCTACCTCGGGCTCTAGTGACAAGGGAGGGTTTGCTTCTGTCAGTGTCACCGGCTCTGACATTACCACCAACTATTTCGACTACACAG GAAAGCAAGTCTATCAAAATGTCATCAAGAAGGCATAA
- the LOC135345580 gene encoding purine nucleoside phosphorylase 1-like — protein sequence MAEQGTRSVNGPSYEELQEVAAAIQKMTDIRPTIGIICGSGLGGLAEDLDNDKPKNVISYKDIPRFPKTTVKGHKGNLVFGYIKGCPVVCMQGRFHFYEGHHPTTITMPVRVMKLLGVDTLVVTNAAGGLNSTYNRGDLMIVKDHVNLAGMTGANPLMGDNEDRFGPRFPAMTSAYDRELRQLASRTATELNMSEFTREGVYVHLSGPSYETPAESRFLKLIGADAVGMSTAPEVVVAKHCGMKVLGISLVTNMVILDHDSDQEPPNHAEVMETADKRAKDMQTLVKSVIGKLYQNA from the exons ATGGCCGAGCAAGGCACAAG gagtgTGAATGGACCCTCGTATGAGGAGCTACAGGAAGTGGCAGCAGCCATTCAGAAGATGACTGACATTCGGCCCACTATTGGGATTATCTGTGGCTCAGGCCTCGGGGGGCTGGCCGAAGATTTGGACAATGATAAACCCAAAAATGTGATCTCGTATAAAGACATCCCAAGATTCCCCAAAACCACGG tcaaggGGCACAAAGGCAACCTGGTGTTTGGGTACATCAAAGGCTGTCCGGTGGTGTGCATGCAAGGTCGCTTCCACTTCTACGAGGGACACCACCCAACCACG atcACCATGCCTGTGCGAGTGATGAAGCTCCTTGGAGTGGACACACTGGTGGTAACCAATGCTGCAGGTGGTCTCAACTCTACCTATAACAGAGGGGACCTCATGATTGTCAAGGACCATGTTAATTTGGCTGGAATGACAGGGGctaacccactcatgggagaTAACGAGGACAG GTTTGGCCCTCGGTTTCCTGCCATGACATCAGCGTACGATCGTGAGCTAAGACAGCTGGCCAGCCGGACTGCTACAGAGCTGAACATGTCTGAGTTCACTCGGGAGGGGGTCTACGTTCACTTGAGTGGGCCCTCTTATGAAACCCCTGCAGAGTCTCGGTTCTTGAAGCTGATTGGTGCCGATGCTGTGGGCATGAGCACTGCCCCCGAGGTGGTTGTGGCCAAACACTGTGGGATGAAGGTCCTGG GCATCTCCCTGGTGACCAACATGGTGATACTGGACCATGACTCGGACCAAGAGCCACCCAACCATGCAGAGGTCATGGAGACAGCTGACAAACGAGCTAAAGACATGCAGACTCTCGTCAAGTCTGTCATAGGCAAACTCTATCAGAATGCTTAG
- the LOC135345561 gene encoding lysosomal acid glucosylceramidase-like, protein MNSVTLFFVVCLAALNGCLAADMQWYRTAQSTADRLTKQSNLKFQDDFHFDQVITINRSSTFQTIIGFGGAFTDAASFIFSKLNSTLQAQVLNMYFSDQGLRYNMARLPIGSCDFSLMNYNYDSTSGDANLTKFSIDHDKSQIIPLIKKANATILKGSGDALYIVATPWSPPNWLKENNSPYCPTDCAGGCVLKDQYRDTWALYFSKFLSAYKAEGVDIWGITIQNEPEYCPHNYEAMHFTPEAERDFLKDHLGPKLSQDHPDVNILIYDHNKDHVVNWVQTIYSDAEAAKYVWGTAIHWYTGDQFDNVNQAHNLFPNKPILATEATEAREENPANPVWGKGEHYAHDIIGDLNNWVVGWIDWNLVLDIQGGPNHKGPNNCEGPELCGFDGMLLADTDKQIIYPQVFYYYMGHFSKFLARGSVRVWSLVDNSSLECLSVLTPDSGMVVVVLNRGQDAVTFKLLDINVGGQKQALKITALPHSIQTFLY, encoded by the exons ATGAATTCTGTGACTCTCTTCTTTGTGGTGTGCCTTGCAGCCCTCAATGGCTGCTTGGCTGCTGATATGCAGTGGTATAGAACTGCTCAGAGCACTGCAGACCGGCTCACTAAGCAAAGCAACCTCAAGTTTCAGGATGACTTCCATTTCGACCAAGTTATCACCATCAACAG GTCAAGTACATTTCAAACCATTATTGGGTTTGGTGGTGCATTCACTGATGCTGCATCGTTCATATTCTCCAAGCTCAACAGCACACTGCAGGCCCAGGTCCTGAACATGTACTTCTCAGACCAGGGCCTACGCTATAACATGGCTAGATTGCCCATCGGGTCATGTGATTTCTCACTGATGAACTACAACTACGACAGTACTAGTGGAGATGCAAACCTAACGAAATTCTCTATAGACCACGACAAATCTCAAATCATTCCACTGATCAAAAAGGCCAATGCCACCATCTTAAAAGGATCTGGAGATGCCCTGTATATTGTAGCGACCCCGTGGAGTCCACCAAACTGGCTCAAAGAGAACAACAGTCCGTACTGCCCCACAGATTGTGCAGGAGGGTGTGTATTGAAAGACCAATACAGGGACACATGGGCTCTTTACTTTTCAAAGTTTCTCTCTGCTTACAAAGCTGAAGGTGTCGATATTTGGGGAATCACAATTCAAAACGAACCAGAATACTGTCCACACAATTACGAAGCAATGCATTTCACTCCTGAAGCAGAGAGAGACTTTCTGAAAGATCATCTTGGGCCTAAACTGAGCCAAGACCATCCTGATGTAAACATCTTGATATACGATCACAATAAAGACCATGTAGTGAACTGGGTACAGACAATATACTCCGATGCTGAAGCTGCCAAATACGTGTGGGGCACAGCCATTCACTGGTACACTGGAGATCAGTTCGACAATGTCAACCAGGCTCACAACCTCTTCCCAAACAAACCAATTCTAGCTACGGAAGCGACTGAAGCCCGTGAAGAAAACCCCGCGAACCCAGTGTGGGGAAAGGGGGAACATTACGCCCATGACATTATAGGGGACTTGAACAACTGGGTGGTTGGATGGATAGACTGGAACCTCGTCCTAGACATACAGGGAGGTCCAAATCATAAAGGCCCCAACAATTGCGAGGGCCCAGAATTGTGTGGATTTGATGGAATGCTATTAGCAGACACTGACAAGCAGATCATCTATCCTCAGGTCTTCTATTACTACATGGGACATTTCAG CAAGTTCCTGGCCCGTGGTTCAGTGCGAGTGTGGAGCTTAGTGGACAACTCTTCACTGGAGTGTCTGTCAGTCCTCACTCCTGACAGTGGAATGGTAGTGGTCGTGTTGAATAGAGGACAGGATGCTGTCACCTTCAAGCTCCTGGATATCAATGTAGGTGGACAGAAACAAGCACTCAAGATAACTGCCCTACCACATAGCATACAGACATTCCtttactag
- the LOC135345579 gene encoding acyl-coenzyme A diphosphatase FITM2-like has translation MVNSFNMATAKLPSTTPTTNYVLRPRSLSRKLLHYSLHLPTLTKALILLAIVLVGSTIYALDLSPESAFSDRHNPVNVYLVKYSWGWTLLIITPAVILSSSLYNGLNITNIFRHLSRLVVSHVIWFSVTSLIVLLDSSVGSCAVNEVTGRHECLKKGHLWLGFDISGHVFLLTYCIYVISEECANIKLEIWYEFPEFLSHENAVTNKLSQNTKDTLLLIHQISSWIIEPLELLCLALVLVWAVMVVSTSLYFHTFAEKVLGYLCALLSWHCTYNWLYGRSKYLPCRPDDGYLHPLRAL, from the exons ATGGTGAACAG CTTCAACATGGCAACAGCAAAACTACCCTCTACTACCCCAACAACAAACTACGTCCTCAGACCTCGTTCCCTATCCAGAAAGCTCCTCCATTATTCGCTACACCTACCAACCCTCACCAAAGCTCTCATCCTCCTCGCCATCGTCCTAGTGGGCTCTACCATTTATGCACTGGACCTCAGCCCGGAATCGGCATTTTCAGATCGCCACAACCCTGTCAATGTGTACCTGGTTAAATACAGTTGGGGGTGGACCCTACTAATCATAACACCAGCTGTAATATTATCATCCTCACTCTATAACGGTCTCAACATAACCAACATTTTCCGTCATTTAAGTCGATTAGTGGTCTCTCATGTTATCTGGTTCTCTGTGACTAGTTTGATTGTGTTATTGGACAGCAGTGTGGGCAGTTGTGCAGTCAATGAAGTAACTGGCCGACACGAGTGCCTCAAGAAAGGTCACCTCTGGTTGGGTTTCGATATTTCCGGACATGTGTTTTTGCTCACTTACTGCATATACGTTATCTCCGAGGAATGTGCTAATATAAAACTAGAGATTTGGTACGAATTTCCCGAATTCTTATCACATGAAAATGCCGTTACCAATAAACTGAGTCAGAATACCAAAGACACACTTTTGCTGATACACCAGATTAGTAGTTGGATTATAGAGCCTCTGGAGCTACTCTGCCTCGCGCTGGTGTTGGTCTGGGCCGTGATGGTGGTCTCAACTAGCCTGTATTTTCATACGTTTGCAGAGAAGGTTTTGGGCTACCTCTGTGCTCTGTTGTCATGGCATTGTACATACAACTGGTTGTATGGACGGAGCAAGTATCTACCATGCCGACCAGATGATGGGTATCTACACCCACTGAGAGCATTGTAG
- the LOC135345546 gene encoding uncharacterized protein LOC135345546 produces MAVNVGDDALPSNGPICPVCFRDYSDSEANLIPRILQCGHTYCTECLDRLLNTEQDEDDFEQVVLQIRYGGREWTTVRRQPLLSRSFATLTNDLKCPTCSTMNFITNRDVHSLTKNFALLGCRPANQNQTSRQNSASSKHFCTEHNHEKRVYCKYCRDLVCAYCQLYGEHKDHDCAIASEAAQPSVEALQVAMNSVTANLQELNVGEKAVNRAERRLKKNRHQCERQVKGYFDQLIRLLEGKRNALLMDIGTWTDEQMYILNAQLQSLSSAIGDSENLQKMCDSLIKGDPLDALSQQDDIVKDITGIQSRVRGLALQPLINPWIKCDVNDVSDDVLSDLLKNCTLSYDTDVQSGDEAMGSDFEQDFDSVSGDDILSSSDREDDDGQQNRLTQDGAGASASPANKGKKFYQETQVLPHWSPFSSDGASMMPTLDSPDYSTWSAKQAHLNHRPSSTQGAFPSPPNNSFLSSAEMPTSQASDQNSMFLNPISTKAKYTNLLHVHPRLRPLSDLDSGSNSDDDDNVSSRLSIPPLDRPFARNLSSSDSHHSDEENDSSLLNMSGLMGSSYVRSSRSGLRNSRFLRHVFNRSVSMGEVSASPDEDEGDLEHVGGGRVTTGELYTLAPDPTLPRNSTCESPDQEDFTYAHHLTTLHGDDTQSNEIVIPRRQQYSWSNTMPSSSIERNTRSNSAANRGYTVAIDMSQLGGNTSVEVSVGGEHGDTSVEPPETD; encoded by the exons ATGGCTGTGAACGTGGGAGACGACGCTCTGCCTTCTAACGGGCCTATCTGCCCGGTCTGCTTCAGGGACTACAGTGACAGCGAGGCTAACCTCATTCCTAGGATACTTCAGTGTGGGCACACTTACTGCACGG AATGCCTGGATAGACTGCTCAACACTGAGCAGGATGAGGATGATTTTGAACAAGTGGTACTACAGATTCGATATGGCGGACGAGAATGGACTACAGTGAGACGTCAACCACTCCTCTCTAGATCATTCGCAACTTTAACTAATGATCTAAAATGCCCAACGTGTAGCACAATGAATTTCATTACTAATCGCGATGTTCACTCACTCACAAAGAACTTTGCACTCCTCGGCTGTCGTCCTGCCAACCAGAATCAAACCAGCCGACAAAATAGCGCGTCGTCGAAACACTTCTGCACGGAGCATAACCACGAGAAACGTGTTTACTGTAAGTACTGTCGGGACCTAGTGTGTGCGTATTGCCAGCTATACGGGGAACACAAGGATCACGACTGTGCCATTGCCTCGGAGGCGGCTCAACCCTCTGTAGAAGCCCTCCAAGTGGCTATGAACAGCGTGACGGCTAATCTTCAAGAGCTTAATGTCGGAGAGAAAGCTGTGAATCGAGCCGAGCGCAGACTGAAGAAGAACAGGCATCAATGTGAGAGGCAGGTGAAGGGATATTTCGATCAGTTGATTCGATTACTGGAGGGCAAAAGGAACGCCCTACTGATGGATATTGGGACCTGGACAGATGAGCAGATGTATATCTTGAATGCTCAGTTGCA GTCGTTGTCATCGGCAATTGGAGACTCTGAGAATCTACAGAAAATGTGTGATTCGCTAATTAAGGGGGATCCCCTCGATGCTCTCTCCCAGCAAGATGACATCGTTAAAGATATAACGGGAATACAGTCGAGGGTTCGAGGTCTGGCACTACAGCCGCTTATCAATCCGTGGATCAAATGCGATGTCAACGATGTTTCTGACGATGTGTTGTCCGATTTATTAAAGAATTGCACTCTCTCGTATGACACGGACGTGCAGTCAGGTGACGAAGCTATGGGCTCTGATTTTGAGCAAGATTTTGACTCTGTGTCCGGAGACGATATTCTATCTTCTAGCGATCGCGAGGATGATGATGGCCAACAGAATCGGCTTACCCAAGATGGTGCTGGGGCAAGCGCCAGTCCTGCCAATAAGGGCAAGAAGTTCTACCAAGAGACGCAAGTGTTGCCCCACTGGTCGCCATTCAGCAGCGATGGTGCTAGCATGATGCCTACTCTTGACTCACCGGATTATTCAACATGGTCTGCCAAACAGGCGCACTTGAACCACAGGCCCTCGTCCACACAGGGAGCTTTCCCCTCACCACCAAACAATTCGTTTTTGTCATCGGCTGAGATGCCGACGTCGCAAGCTTCCGATCAAAACTCTATGTTTCTGAACCCGATATCGACTAAGGCAAAGTACACGAACCTGCTACACGTACACCCACGATTGCGACCTCTGTCCGACCTTGATAGCGGGTCCAACTCGGACGATGATGATAATGTATCTTCACGTCTTTCTATACCTCCTCTTGATAGGCCTTTTGCACGAAACCTCAGCTCCTCTGATTCTCACCATAGCGATGAAGAGAACGACTCTAGCCTGCTCAATATGTCTGGTCTGATGGGTTCTTCCTATGTCCGTTCCTCGCGGAGTGGGCTCAGAAACTCGAGATTCTTACGTCATGTTTTCAATCGCTCTGTGTCTATGGGAGAAGTCAGTGCTTCCCCTGATGAGGATGAGGGAGACTTGGAGCACGTGGGGGGAGGCAGGGTCACTACTGGAGAGT tgtacaccCTGGCCCCAGACCCAACACTACCTAGGAACAGCACATGTGAGTCACCTGATCAAGAGGACTTCACCTACGCTCACCACCTCACTACATTGCATGGAGATGACACTCAGAGCAACGAGATTGTGATTCCTCGTCGCCAACAATACTCATGGAGCAATACCATGCCTTCAAGCAGCATCGAGAGAAACACACGCTCTAATTCAGCGGCTAATCGCGGCTACACCGTTGCCATAGATATGAGCCAGCTGGGGGGGAATACTTCCGTGGAGGTGTCAGTGGGTGGGGAGCATGGAGACACTTCAGTGGAACCACCTGAGACAGACTGA
- the LOC135345583 gene encoding E3 ubiquitin-protein ligase RLIM-like: MGGSQSQETHSTIGLPPSSLYRPERTQSLSAPREHSSSVRQHQHRRVYQSNTVTQSSDDSDEWLRVDPTPTTRHAHAPPPPPPPRPHHTPSPDSRPTRREPHPPAHSLREFNDYDLEQLLSTLHSLRLDSRRSSEGVQQEEPGSDRTERRRRQHHGGSSSSGRRSHRLRHPLLFLRPPVPNVKCPLCFKEFPSSELEDHIPACSQRPRVQFNEDKLLQDAGECSICLDDMEAGDEIARLPCLCVYHLHCIRGWYKKSQTCPEHPDMKGV; the protein is encoded by the exons ATGGGAGGGAGTCAGTCTCAGGAGACCCACTCTACCATTGGTCTGCCACCTTCCTCCTTATACCGCCCAGAGAGGACACAGTCGTTGAGTGCGCCTCGTGAACACTCCTCCTCTGTTAGACAACACCAACACAGACGCGTATATCAAAGCAACACTGTAACACAGAGTAGTGATGACTCCGACGAATGGCTAAGAGTCGaccccacacccaccacacgaCACgcccatgcaccaccaccccctcccccacctcgaccacaccacacaccatcaCCAGACAGCCGTCCAACCAGAAgagagccacacccacctgctCACTCGCTAAGAGAATTCAATGACTATGATTTAGAGCAGTTGCTGTCAACTCTACACAGTCTGAGGTTAGACTCACGAAGAAGCTCAGAGGGAGTACAGCAAGAAGAGCCAGGATCTGATAGGACGGAGAGGAGGAGAAGACAACACCACGGTGGCAGTAGTAGTAGTGGGAGACGGAGCCACAGACTCAGACACCCACTCCTGTTCCTCAGACCGCCAGTGCCAA ATGTGAAGTGTCCATTGTGTTTCAAAGAGTTCCCTTCCTCTGAGCTGGAGGACCACATCCCTGCATGCTCACAGAGACCAAGAGTACAATTCAATG AGGACAAACTGCTTCAAGATGCTGGGGAGTGCAGTATCTGCCTGGATGATATGGAGGCTG GTGACGAGATTGCAAGACTGCCATGTCTCTGTGTCTACCATCTACA TTGCATAAGAGGCTGGTATAAGAAGAGCCAGACTTGCCCTGAGCACCCAGACATGAAGGGCGTCTAA